The Plectropomus leopardus isolate mb chromosome 14, YSFRI_Pleo_2.0, whole genome shotgun sequence DNA window GAAGTATGTATTTTGTAATTCCCACACcccaaaaatgtgcttaaaatccAACTAAATCCCTGTGTGCAGTTGCTGCTGGAATGGATGTGAAATGggcgtttctttttttttctttatggaCGGTTATCTGCACAGCGCACTTTGAATGACATCACAATCGAGAAGTGATTGGTTGGTTAGAATGTGAATCCTGGACAAACAATTAGTCATCGATCCAGGGACAACACTTGTGATATCAGATCAAGATGCAGATTGAACATCATCATTGCTGCACGGCTGTGCCTTGAAATGGTCACTCTtaacacaatgccacagatgaGGGAGCGTGCTATTGGCATGCTGACCGCAagaatgtccaccagagctgttttCTGTGAACTTGATGTTCATTTCACTGCATTAAATCATCTCTGAATTTGGCAttacatccaaccagcctccCACTTGCACAAGTTTATAACAATGACAAAGTGCTGTTAGATCAAGATCCTAGTGAGGATGATGCATGCAGATAAGCTTCCCTGAGACGGTTTCTGTCtatttgtgcagaaattctGCGGTTATGTAAACCAAGTGTTGAATCAGCTGTTCAATTGGCTGCTTTCAGACGATCCTGCAGGTAAAGAGGCTGGATGTGGAGGTCTTACCTGTGGTCTGTGGTAGGGAAACAACATCGGCAACATCTTATAGTAGTGAAATAAACATTCAGTTTATAGGTAACAGCTCTGCTGGGCATTTCTACAGGCAGCATGCCTCTGACACACAACTTGTGACGTCTGTGTCATGTtctgtgtgatcaaactgcataTTTTGGAGTGGCCATTTACTGTGACCATCCAAAGTGTTGTTCAGTACGTGTTTAGAATATACATGAGATGCTTGTATCTTTGATTAGAATGTACCAGTGGGCTACTGGAGATTGGAAAGCCATAATATTAACAGCTCTCACTTGTCACTGGCTGGTCAGCTTGCTATCATGAACGAAAAAAGACGGGCTTTCACTTTTAGCTACAACAAGTTGGAGGCATGAATTGTAAACTTCCACCTTATAGgaaagttttgtttctttttttttcttttaatgtcatCATATGGTTTGAGTAGCAATTTCGTCATCATATTTCAGGGTTCATGTTGTTCTGCATCTTCATTGTTTTTGCTATTCAGACCTGTGGCTGCtaattcttttaaatttttgagcAGGTTCTATGCCATCCTAATGTAGGATTCCTAACTTGGGAATTCCTTAAGTTAGGACAGTTGTGAAATAGCTAAATTGCTATCCTAAGATAAGATAAATGCAGGTAGGAAACATGTTTCTGCAATACAAAAACTCCTAAGTGCCATCCTAAACTGAGATAAAACATGATGTCAGATTTAGGAATTTTCTGTAATGAGGCCTCAGATTAATCCTCCCACTgtaaagaacagaaaataaattcacttcATTGTAACCTGAGCCCAGAATGGATGAACCCTTCATTATTTTGTATGAATTTAGTTTGAGGGCTGTACTTTACAATGAGGCATATAATCACTTACTGCAAAATTATTATGTGATGTTCAGAGTTGTCTGCAGTTGCTACGGCGATAATATACTATTGCTATGGTAATATTTCTGGTCATGATGCCAATGATGTTTATGTTGCTATGGATCCAGGCCAGGAATCTCATCCAGTCAAGTCAGAACAAAGAGGGACTCGAACTCCACAGCctgctgtcagacacacacatccaggtagacacacacacacacacacacacacacacacaaagttgtATTAGCAAATACACAAAAGATTCCTGTAGCGATTGTCATTGCTTCAGTCCTTTAGCTAAgctttttgtgtgcgtgtgcatgtgtgttttgcagTCATTGCTCCTGGCTCATGACAGCATAGCAGAGATGGAAATGCAGCCTGAGCCGCTGCCCGCCCAAGGAGAAACACTGACCCAGTGGGGGGGAGAGACTGTCAAGATAGTTCGCATTGAGAAAGCCCAGGACATACCACTGGTAAGACGAACACTTATTCACTCACATAAAATCAATGAGTAGGCAGTTACATAGAGAGCTGACATCCTGCCACACTTGAGCTTTAATTCTGCTAGCTTTTAATCGCTCAGTGTAATTACTGGTAGAGGAACGACTGGGGTCTCTCTTTGTCGAGATTGCATGTTTTCCTACCGCCTACCCACAGTCAGGTTAGGATTAGACTCTTAAAATCACCTACACTCTGGGGGTGAATCAAGGACAGTATATAAACGTGGACGAAGCAGCTCCACTCCActcctcccactgtacaaaaatgaagccaaaatatccagGATACAGCTGCTGCAATCTTGCACCGGTGACATAATTTGAGGCAAGAGTCAGCACAACAGAGATCGGGAAGTGAAGCCATAGTATGGGGTTCCTGCCTATACAGTGGCGCAAACCAGTAGCAAAAAATGCCAGTTAGTAGTACCAATTGACACTCACACAGTTGTCAGTCTTGATGTCACACCCTCTTTCTATGGCATCAATTAGTGAAACTCACAGAATTGGAAAAGAATCAATGTGCAGTGGTAGCTTAGGGTGTCCCTTGTGTGTGTCccctttttatcattttgtgtcccctttctaaatttggacatttttgcaggcCCGTGAATGCAGTTCCAGCAGAACTAATCATGAGGTGTTTGAGGAGTGAGACTCACGGTGCAGATAATTAATCCTATTAGAGCTGTTAGAGCAATGtaggagaggagcagctgctgcagaggtggtgaatgcaaactttaagacGCTGTGCAATTGGcatttaagtttcactttcactgcacctggtgTTTAGCTGCTCCAACGGTACACAAAGAAAGCTCTGCACTCCAAGAGTATGTTGCAATGTATAActgaacagtatatatatattccaacaggGCTCCTAATGAACCGTCCAGCTTCaataataaactaataaatcaGTTCATGGAGGCAGATGAATCATGACAGGCggctacaaataaatgaatgtgtgggaaatccTGTATTGATTAACTAAttcaaacacttgaacaaacatcagggtgatgagaactaccttaaaaaacaaaaaacatctttgggaAAACTTAATTTGACGTCCACTTTGAGTTTTCAGTTTGGCCAATGTTCCATTTACTAACATGGAGTGGGCAGGGTTtgtgacctatactgcagtcagccACCGGGGGGCGATAGAGATGTTTTGACTTCACTTTTTGGGCACTGCCTTTCCGTACACTTTATTCTACAGTCTTtgatgtgaatgtgtgaatgatAATATATCATATTAACGCATATATGGCAGCCCTGTGATTTCAGGGTGTTTAGTGAGAGTTGGAAGCAGCTTCAGAACTGAAGAATTGGCAGAGATTATGGATAGATTAATACAAGTAAACGTTTTCAGAATAgtcatgtattttatttgtgtgtaatgaaattggtTCGGTTATCCTCAGTGGATAACATTGcacataatataacataatggCACATTTCTTTTCTGCAGCTGTCGGCGAAAGCTAGCTCTATAATGCTTCGatctgtgatgttttgtttcccATCACATACATTTCTTCATTGTCTCTCTGCTTTCCTTCTCTCCCTTCTTGTTTGCCACCTAGCTGAAATTAtggtaatatatttttaaaaatcagcaggcaagtttggcaaaaatgtcatgaaaagtcatggaaaagttttgaaatttgatcatgaaaatgtgtgggaaccctgttgtAGTAAACTCAGGTAGAGAAGAAACAGTCACATGTTTGGGGCAGGGACCCCGGGTGCAGATGAAGAAAGAATAATAATGTGGGCATCATCTGGCATCAGTTAACATGATATGGGACAGACTGAAGCTAAATGTAAATAGTGTTGAAAAATAGTTGATGCGTCAAAGGAAACTCAAGCTTTGTGTCATCACTTGAAACATGATCACAAGAGTATATGGCCAAGAAAAAGTAATGCCAGAAAAACTCTCACCTCATTCACATGTCACATGCAGAAGCCTGTTACACAGTCAGTGCTAACATCACTCCATACACTCAGACATGGATGAGATAATAGAAGCCATAAAAGTGTCATTCAaacctaattttaaaaacatatagaGTAATTTGTCAGTACTAAACTGTGATATGGATTACAGGGGTCATATTGCTTCCAGCCCTATCTGCAAATATGGCTCTCTTAAGGCTTTTAAGCTTTAGCACTTAAGACTTATGGGATAGATACATCACTAGTAGTTGAACCgaaaataacacattatttGCCCTCTTTTGAATAttatgcttttttcccccttttttaaaaatctctctgTAAGGTATTTAAGCTCTCTTTTAGGATAAGTGCTTTATAATTAATGTGTCTGTACATAATTTAATTAGTAGAATCTCTGATTTAATTCAGTAAAgtaccattttttttgtctttcctggGGCCAATATTCTGTAAATGATATGCTGCACATAACACAGGCCTGCAGTCATGTTTATCTATTATAAcgctgcttgtgtgtgtgtgtgtgttgtatagGGGGCGACTGTCCGTAATGAAATGGATAGTGTGGTGATCAGTCGTATTGTTCGAGGTGGAGCAGCTGAACGGAGTGGACTTCTGTCGGAAGGAGATGAGATACTGGAGATCAACGGCATCGAGATCAGAGGCAAAGATGTCAACCAAGTCTTCGATATTCTTGTAAGTAAATCCTCATTTACACAGTTCTTTAATTTCATGAGAAATACCATCACTGAGGGTTGTAACGCTACACAGGAGTTACGGTTCAGTGCGAGTTTGGTACAGCAGAAAAAATTATGCaattgattaaattaatttaattaattaattaattaattaattattattaatactactattattattattattattattattattattattacattaactAAATTGACATatctttatgttttcatttattttgaatacttgtgtgttcctttccttttcctttttttccttttccttccttttccttttttgtttttgagcttCTGTGAACTCAGCGTAGGTGAAACtctaagagttttttttttttttttttccttcagcagcagtttgtggagtttaaGAAGTAAGCAGGATAACTGATCAGCCATTCAGATCGTATCAGAATAGTGGATAAGGGAAGCAGTTCCTGCAGAGGTCATGAATGCAATCTTTTACACccaatgaatggttaagtttcactttcactgcgcctgctgctctgctgctccgcctgtgcccagagtgtgcCCTCTGAATAACcaaactgtatatatttatacatatatatctacatatatatatatatatatatataaatatatattcgAACAGTGCTCCTTATGAActgttcagctccaaaaatagaaaatcaatacatggcagTGAGTAgattaatgtgtgggaaaccctatATTTATCTGTTTCATGTAAAAGGGACCATGTGCagtttaaaacagaaatgttaccatttgattAACCGGACCAGGTTATAGCTTAGAGCTAATTCACATCTGCAGTCTCTCAGCAGGtcagaacaaacacacagcaccaTGACATGATAATATCAAGTTTacaagaggaagagaagaagaaaacacacatacaagataaataatacacacaatagcataTGGTATAAAGCAATACAAAAAAGAGGACAGACAATGCaatataaaactacaaaaacagcacatcacttagaaaacacagaataaaaagctACACACAATAGGGCATTACAAGTGAAtgcttgtcaaattaaaaaccaGTTCAAGGTCAGTGAAAAGAGCTGCAACTCCTCATATTTGTagcttttacagaaaaaagctGATCTGTCCCTTACAGAGGCTAATTTAGAAGATCTAAAAGAACTtactgagagagaaaacacaaagtcaaataGTGGAGGAGGGGCCAAACCATTCATAATTTTATAAAACAGgcataaatttgaaaataatctaaaattcTCAAGGCACAGTAAATTCTATTTCTCCAGAATCCTACACTGATGATAGTGCAGGGGCTTTTCTCCAAAGTTTTTAAGGTTTGTTTGTACAAGTCCTCAAGAGGTCTCAAGGCTGACTGGGCAGCCTGCCCCTACCATGTAATACAGTACAACATATGCTCGAGGATCAAAGCATGCATAAACATCTTAGCAGGATCCGGAGAGACAGTTTCTAATGTGTCTGAAGTTTACCAAGTTATACTTGtagttttcaccattttctttaTATGTCGCCTAAAGCTGAAATTTTGATCCAGAATCACATCAAGATATTCTTTTGCCTTTTGCCTTTAATATAAATGTTGACATGAGGAGGTTGTTACTGACGTTTAGACTTAGACATGACCGATCGAGCcattgtgtaattttttaataatgcaCTGTTAGCTCGGTTGCTGCtaactgtggtgttttttgcatgtgtgtacataATAATCACTCAGAGATCAGTGGACCAAGACAAGCTGATGAATAACAAGTGctgttctctgtctctctctctttttgtttctgtgtgtgtgtcaggcggACATGCACGGCCTCCTGACCTTTGTGCTGATTCCCAGCACTCAGAGCAAACCTCCTCCTGTCAAAGAGACTGTGGTGAGTGCTGAGTCCTCAACATCTGAGGACTCGAGGTCGAGCAGATATTCCATCATAGAATGGATCAAAAAGTGTTGACAGAAATGAGGTTTGAAATTGTCttgtttgaaatgtaaagtCGGTCCAACCTCGTCtcatgtgtctgtctctctctccatctcactTGTGTCTCTTCCCTCAGATCCACGTGAAGGCACATTTCGACTATGACCCATCAGACGACCCCTACGTGCCTTGCAGAGAGCTGGGCTTGTCTTTCCAAAAAGGAGATATTCTCCACatcatcagtcagtcagacCCCAACTGGTGGCAGGCTTACAGGGACGGAGACGAGGACAACCAGCCACTCGCTGGACTGGTACCAGGTACTTCTGTGTGTCCATTCAgccatttatttctttgtgttgggAGTTTCTGTTGGAACTTTTGAAGACTGCTCatatggaggactgaaactgacaaaatcaaaaataaataaatgagtaaatgccaatatttatttaatttcccattaaattttccattttatttagcAGTTTGCAtttagtttgcttttttatatttctttatacataaataaatggataaatttttacacaaataaatatatatatttaacaatgaataaacatgtaaaatggaaaataaaattggaaattaaataaaaaggggaatttgtatgcaaagtggaaagtaatacagaaataaataagcaaataaaaatgaaaatgtataatttaatacataaaatagaaaattaaatggggaattaaataaatattggcattttggcattttaatttttttgttgacaaatttctttctttattttttgattttgttggtttCACTCTTCCATATGCTCAGTGAAACTCTTGTGGGTAAAATGCACAAGGTGGTTGGTAATCTGTGGCACTCCTCTGCAGAAACTTGTGTTCCTCTCTTTActgatggctgtttttttctcttttattctcttgtttttctACAGGGAAGAGtttccagcagcagagagaagccATGAAACAAACCATAGAAGAAGACAAGGAGCCAGAGAAGTCTGGTCAGTCGCTCTACTCTCTTTAACCTGCTGACTGAAAATAACCAGTTTATGGTTATGGTTTGATTACGGCATACTTAATAAACAGTAGTTTATTAGTAGTAATTTAATTTAGGGcatgtttttgtccaattttCTACCTACCTAACTTACATGGTGTCACGTTGGCCACccccaaaatgtgtttttttgcacctccaacacacacttacaaattCCAAGCAAAAGATTGGTTAGCTTTCTCGTGCTGAAGAGAAGTATTAAttgagtaaatatatatatatatatccccaTACAATAAGTGTAATGCAATAAGCCTTGTCGCTCCGAAGTGTTTAAAGTTGTCTATGTTTGCAGGAAAGCTTTGGTGTGCAAAGAAGaacaagaggaagagaaagaagctGCTGTACAACTCTCACAGGAATGATGGTACCACTTCCTGTCTATCTCTGACTCTGACCAAAAATGAATCACATGTAATTGGGGCACAACTTTAATGTGCATATAAACAGCAACAACTCGTAGTCACACATCTGCATGACAGTGTTGTCTCTGGAGaagaaaaatgactgatgaAGGCATGAATGGATATCACATGTACTATTCAGATGGACATATTTCTCCAGACAGTATTCTAGATTTTATTCCAGTATCATTATTAAATAGTTGCTACATGATCAAATGCACTTTGAGTATATGAAGTTTCAacattaaatgtcttgtttttgacATAAGTTCAATTGAATACAGGTCAAAAGcagatttgcaaatcattgaattgtgtttttattgacgTTTTTACACATGATCTCAACTTTTTGGGGAATCGAGGGTTGTAGATACAGATCATTACAGTTCAAATATGGTGctgttttttagaaacaaacagGATTACCTATTCATTACTGATTTACTGGCTTACATCTTGATTGATTTGTGTTAGACATGTTATATTAGTCATGATTTCCTCTCTTTGTTTATCTTCCCTGTTTGTTTCCCTCTTTGTTTGCATctgtctttttacattttttttttctttggatgtTATAACTTTTTCATGTACTTCTTTTTCCATTTGTCCAGATATGGATAATGAGGAGATTCTCACCTATGAGGAGATGGCTCTGTACCATCAGCCGGCCAATAGGAAGCGACCGATTGCACTGATTGGTCCAACCAGCTGCGGGCAGGCAGAGCTCAGACAGAGACTGCTCAACAGTCAGCCAGAGCGCTTCGCTGGAGCTGTACCCCGTAAGACACACACGAAAACACACGCACTCACTGTACATatgcttttatgtgtttgtgtatatactaacctctgtgtgtgtgtgtgtgttgtagacACCACGCGGAGCCGTCGAGATGGCGAGCTGAGTGGTCGAGATTACCATTTTGTGTCTCGTCAGACCTTTGAGGCTGAACTGGCAGCAGGTAAGCTTTCATGTTAGTGGGTACTCTGATTGTGGAAATGAAATTTGGTATGACCGTCTTCAGTCAGTGTCacactgcttgttttttgtcactgacataGCGGAGCAAATTTAATCATTAATAGTCAATTAATATAAAAACGCAACAATAAATGATTTGTCCTAAACACTTCAGTTGGTACAAAGATGAAGAAGAGTGATGGCACTCAGCTTCAGCTGTCAGAGACAAAAGGTTTATATCAAATAACAATATGTCACCTCAAATTCATTGATGGGATGCCACCCAGTGTGGGgaacacttaaaaatgtatcagaTTGGTCTCATTATTTCAGGCTGCTACGGATAAGGTTCTAGACCTAGAAACTCTATATTTATTCACAAAAATCAtggaatatttaaatttgtacaAAAAGCACAGGAGCTGCAGACTTTCGTCGCACTGCGTAAATATGCAATGCTCCTGTtgcaaagcataaaaaaaacaactgctagactcagaaaatacaaaaacgcTTAGGAGGGCATGGCCTCTTCGACATGTAGCAACAGTATCAGAGGCCTGTTATTAAAGTGAGTGATAAAAACATTCAAGGGTTTAAAGGTTCAAAGGTTCAACTATAATTTTCAGACTGGAAcgagaaaatgaaatgttacaACAGTGCAAGTAATTACGAGCACACCCAATGCTGTTAAGCTACATAACTGTCAACATCATTGCCTGATGTGAAGAAACGACAGCATGTCAAcacttcactgtgttttttttttccaggaaagcTGATCGAGTCTGGCGAGTTTGAGAAGAACCTGTATGGGACGAGTACTGACTCAGTGAGACAGGTCATCAACACTGGAAAAATCTGTGTGCtctgtctgcacacacaggttggtacatacacacgc harbors:
- the pals1a gene encoding protein PALS1 produces the protein MTTSHLNGHVAGEGGGGGGGGVDEEQRGGQQHREMAVDCPGELGSRTLPVRRSAQLERIRQHQEDLRRRREEEGRQLDLNASLRLRKLSQHPHIGIDNPTFLQDSYTPQQPALSGQHTHPLLELEELLLSLKQVRSCLSDQQSQNDIELVLALLNKSDFQSALKIHNAVATSMHRPSPPYPHTHQALQLAMEARNLIQSSQNKEGLELHSLLSDTHIQSLLLAHDSIAEMEMQPEPLPAQGETLTQWGGETVKIVRIEKAQDIPLGATVRNEMDSVVISRIVRGGAAERSGLLSEGDEILEINGIEIRGKDVNQVFDILADMHGLLTFVLIPSTQSKPPPVKETVIHVKAHFDYDPSDDPYVPCRELGLSFQKGDILHIISQSDPNWWQAYRDGDEDNQPLAGLVPGKSFQQQREAMKQTIEEDKEPEKSGKLWCAKKNKRKRKKLLYNSHRNDDMDNEEILTYEEMALYHQPANRKRPIALIGPTSCGQAELRQRLLNSQPERFAGAVPHTTRSRRDGELSGRDYHFVSRQTFEAELAAGKLIESGEFEKNLYGTSTDSVRQVINTGKICVLCLHTQALKVLRSSDLKPYIIFIAPPSQERLRALLAKDNKNPKPEELRDIIEKAREMEQSCGHLFDAVIVNTDQDKAYNELLRLINKLDTEPQWVPCSWLR